From Vitis vinifera cultivar Pinot Noir 40024 chromosome 3, ASM3070453v1, the proteins below share one genomic window:
- the LOC100257657 gene encoding uncharacterized protein LOC100257657 has product MDRKQGFFAALKEEVVRGLSPARSRAKSPGRAGSPMSGLLRRRKQSHNQYVANPEPLISRSGSLRPVVGETLTPLMEGPDPDGSEIGESKRSGLGLGHWMKGQLSRTPSVTSAAYRRSDLRLLLGVMGAPLAPVHVSTTDPLPHLSIKDTPIETSSAQYILQQYTAASGGQKLQNSIRNAYAMGKVKMIASEFETATRVLKNRNASKDADSGGFVLWQMNPDMWYVELAVGGSKVHAGCNGKLVWRHTPWLGAHSAKGPVRPLRRALQGLDPRTTASMFADARCIGEKKINGEDCFILKLCADPQTLKARSEGPAEIIRHVLFGYFSQKTGLLVHMEDSHLTRIQSNGGDAVYWETTINSFLEDYRPVEGIMIAHSGRSIVTLFRFGEMAMSHTKTRMEETWTIEEVAFNVPGLSVDCFIPPADLRSGSISEACELPHEERGKSSVSLAAHRAKVAALEKTHDGGIDNVIWRMEV; this is encoded by the exons ATGGATCGGAAGCAAGGGTTCTTCGCGGCGttgaaggaggaggtggtgaGGGGGCTTTCTCCGGCGAGGTCGCGGGCGAAGAGTCCGGGGAGGGCGGGGTCGCCGATGTCGGGGCTGTTACGGAGGAGGAAGCAGAGCCACAACCAGTACGTGGCAAATCCGGAGCCGCTGATTTCGAGATCGGGGAGTTTGAGGCCGGTGGTGGGGGAGACTTTGACGCCATTGATGGAGGGTCCGGATCCAGACGGCAGCGAAATCGGTGAGTCGAAGCGGAGTGGCTTAGGCTTAGGGCATTGGATGAAGGGACAGCTGTCCAGGACTCCGTCTGTGACTTCTGCGGCGTACAGGAGGTCTGATCTCAGGCTGTTGCTTGGGGTGATGGGCGCTCCTCTCGCCCCGGTGCACGTTAGCACCACTGACCCTTTGCCTCACCTGAGCATCAAGGACACTCCCATT GAAACTTCTTCTGCCCAGTACATATTGCAGCAATACACAGCTGCCTCTGGAGGGCAAAAACTGCAGAACTCAATTCGAAATGCTTATGCCATGGGAAAGGTGAAGATGATAGCTTCTGAGTTTGAGACTGCAACTAGGGTTTTGAAGAACCGGAATGCCTCAAAAGATGCAGATTCAGGTGGGTTTGTGCTCTGGCAGATGAATCCAGACATGTGGTATGTTGAACTTGCAGTTGGGGGTAGCAAGGTTCATGCTGGCTGCAATGGCAAGCTTGTCTGGAGGCACACACCCTGGCTGGGAGCGCATTCTGCAAAGGGCCCTGTTAGGCCGTTGCGTCGAGCTCTTCAG GGCCTTGATCCAAGAACCACCGCTAGTATGTTTGCTGATGCAAGATGCATTGGAGAAAAGAAGATCAATGGTGAGGATTGCTTTATCCTCAAGCTATGTGCTGACCCTCAGACATTGAAGGCCAGGAGTGAAGGCCCAGCAGAGATCATAAGACATGTTTTGTTTGGCTACTTCAGCCAGAAAACGGGTCTTCTTGTTCACATGGAGGATTCCCATCTTACCCGCATCCAATCCAATGGTGGAGATGCTGTTTACTGGGAAACCACAATCAATTCATTCCTGGAAGATTATAGGCCAGTTGAAGGGATCATGATAGCTCACTCTGGGCGGTCAATAGTGACCCTTTTCAGGTTTGGAGAGATGGCAATGAGCCATACCAAGACCAGGATGGAAGAAACTTGGACAATTGAAGAGGTGGCATTCAATGTTCCTGGCCTTTCAGTGGACTGTTTCATCCCTCCAGCTGACTTAAGATCAGGGTCCATTAGTGAAGCCTGTGAACTCCCTCATGAAGAAAGAGGAAAGAGCTCAGTCTCCCTAGCAGCACACCGTGCCAAAGTTGCTGCGCTGGAGAAAACGCATGATGGTGGCATTGATAATGTGATTTGGAGGATGGAAGTCTAA
- the LOC100267918 gene encoding protein DWD HYPERSENSITIVE TO UV-B 1 has protein sequence MAVDIPTLEERYVDSCRQHGAPPNTEVLSALLKAKVKRNNHEPCSMVVFLDRVKDIDFYPLLDLLMEIDASEIDAVDIFNESSCVLNGEYALSLMRAINQKLRIVDLQDLSLGKDFLRDLSQRGLTCQALNLRSSHFRKLNLIGKFMQMHTLNLDFSTSLTSFREDCFTCMPNLRCLSMCETRVSNLWTTIAALSKLPSLAELRFQNCLCCYDTGPCPVSSGGKANDRTYSVQPQRGPLIEAPSVDGWILGNQNSTAQEAFQEFFLHNNVIMNPEFQNTTEDSSDDSEVDFSTHQQEFGLVELLSNAVDLQSEVPFCTSWTQSEEVSLKDAFSSQSIPFLQDIMLKYVSHHPSPICFEKHYREYMIASLPHLNVLDNLLIKEIERDFASAIFAQYFEYLPYRRNRKENVVDILQMREIKAIHNRIQTPKKKPSCPPGRSQYFYSRSLGAAKVGSSPWPLLHPLSILGNDSGGERSFRPRQFEYHPSNSSLMVFGTLDGDVVVVNHESEKIVSYIPSLGAMNSVLGLCWLKKHPSKLIAGSDNGSLKLYDIQHMSSTVADIYCSAGSATFDEFDQLTSVHVNSTDELFLASGYSKNVALYDINSGRRLQMFTDMHQEHINVVKFANHSPFLFVTSSFDQDVKMWDLRQKPMQPCYTASSSRGNVMACFSPDDHYLLVSAVDNEVKQLLSVDGRLHLNFEIASTGSSQNYTRSYYMNGRDYIISGSCDEQVVRICCTQTGRRLRDVSLEGKGSGTSMFVQSLRGDPFRDFNMSILAAYMRPSSKSEIVKVNLLASSDYAKEYSCNLQSHPSNSMGG, from the exons ATGGCTGTGGATATTCCAACCTTGGAGGAAAG GTATGTTGATTCTTGTAGGCAGCATGGAGCACCACCTAATACTGAAGTTTTATCCGCTCTTCTTAAG GCCAAGGTGAAAAGAAACAATCATGAACCATGTAGCATGGTGGTTTTCTTGGACAGAGTAAAGGATATTGATTTCTATCCTCTTCTTGACTTGTTAATGGAAATCGATGCTTCAGAGATTGATGCAGTTGACATATTTAATGAATCATCATGTGTGTTGAATGGAGAATATGCTTTGTCATTGATGCGTGCAATCAATCAAAAGCTTCGAATTGTTGATCTCCAAGATCTTTCACTTGGGAAGGACTTCTTGCG GGATCTTTCTCAGAGAGGCTTGACTTGCCAAGCATTAAACTTGAGGTCTTCCCATTTCCGGAAGCTCAACTTGATTGGGAAGTTCATGCAGATGCACACTCTTAACTTGGATTTCAGTACTTCCCTCACTAGTTTCCGGGAGGATTGTTTTACTTGCATGCCAAACCTAAGGTGTCTCTCGATGTGTGAAACAAGAGTGTCCAATCTTTGGACAACTATTGCAGCACTCTCTAAACTCCCTTCTTTGGCCGAACTTCGGTTTCAGAATTGTTTATGTTGCTATGACACAGGACCTTGTCCCGTGTCATCTGGTGGGAAGGCAAATGACAGAACTTATTCAGTTCAGCCACAAAGGGGTCCTCTAATTGAAGCTCCATCAGTTGATGGCTGGATACTTGGTAATCAAAATTCAACCGCACAAGAGGCCTTTCAGGAATTTTTTTTGCATAATAATGTCATTATGAATCCTGAATTCCAAAATACAACCGAGGACTCATCAGATGATAGTGAAGTCGACTTTTCAACTCACCAGCAAGAATTTGGTTTGGTGGAACTTTTGTCTAATGCAGTTGATCTGCAGAGTGAG GTTCCTTTTTGTACATCATGGACTCAAAGTGAAGAAGTGTCCTTGAAAGATGCTTTTAGTTCACAAAGCATCCCTTTTCTTCAAGATATTATGTTGAAGTATGTTTCTCATCATCCATCACCAATATGCTTTGAGAAACACTACAGGGAATACATGATAGCTTCATTACCACATCTGAATGTTTTAGATAACTTACTCATCAAAGAGATTGAAAGGGATTTTGCCAGTGCTATTTTTGCGCAATATTTTGAGTATCTACCTTACAGAAGGAATCGAAAAGAGAATGTTGTTGATATCTTGCAGATGCGTGAAATAAAAGCAATCCATAATCGTATACAAACTCCTAAGAAAAAGCCATCATGTCCTCCTGGAAGGtctcaatatttttattccaGGTCACTAGGGGCTGCCAAAGTAGGGTCTTCACCATGGCCATTGTTGCATCCGCTTTCCATTTTAGGCAATGATTCAGGAGGTGAAAGAAGTTTTCGTCCAAGGCAGTTTGAGTACCATCCTTCTAACTCTAGCCTAATGGTCTTTGGAACCCTAGATGGTGATGTTGTTGTTGTCAACCATGAGAGTGAAAAGATTGTTAGTTATATTCCATCACTAGGAGCAATGAATAGTGTACTGGGACTTTGTTGGCTCAAGAAGCATCCATCGAAG CTCATTGCTGGTTCTGATAACGGTTCACTGAAATTGTATGATATCCAGCATATGTCGTCAACAGTTGCAGACATTTACTGCAGTGCTGGTTCTGCCACCTTTGATGAATTTGATCAATTGACATCTGTTCATGTCAACTCAACAGATGAACTCTTTCTTGCAAGTGGGTACTCCAAAAATGTTGCTTTGTATGACATCAATAGTGGAAGACGGTTGCAGATGTTCACTGATATGCATCAAGAGCATATTAATGTTGTTAAGTTTGCAAATCATTCCCCATTCCTTTTTGTTACTTCATCATTTGATCAAGATGTCAAAATGTGGGATTTGAGACAGAAACCAATGCAGCCTTGCTATACTGCTTCAAGTTCAAGAGGAAATGTAATGGCTTGCTTTTCTCCAGATGACCACTATCTTCTTGTGTCAGCTGTTGACAATGAG GTTAAACAACTTTTGTCTGTTGATGGAAGACTCCATTTGAATTTTGAGATAGCTTCAACAGGTAGCTCTCAAAATTACACCCGTTCTTATTACATGAATGGAAGGGACTATATCATCAGTGGCAGTTGTGATGAACAAGTGGTCCGAATTTGCTGTACTCAAACTGGAAGGCGTCTCAGGGATGTTTCTTTGGAG